A genomic window from Silene latifolia isolate original U9 population chromosome Y, ASM4854445v1, whole genome shotgun sequence includes:
- the LOC141628785 gene encoding uncharacterized protein LOC141628785 — translation MYNEQWRNTGIEYTVRMGYQWLEQAGVDVPWYPWVSNRIIAPKHEFFIWIAVQQRLLTQDRMVKMGFLQSNVCWLCGQEEECHQHLFFSCTYSRKCLTVVESWLQIRIPVQDVMEWWLKYRNRSLLVRQVLAASIAYLMYEIWYVPGIEVV, via the coding sequence ATGTATAACGAACAGTGGAGGAATACAGGGATAGAGTACACTGTGAGGATGGGTTATCAGTGGTTAGAACAGGCAGGAGTTGATGTGCCCTGGTATCCTTGGGTTAGCAACAGGATCATTGCTCCTAAGCATGAATTTTTCATTTGGATAGCTGTACAGCAGCGTCTGCTTACTCAGGACAGGATGGTGAAGATGGGTTTCCTTCAAAGCAACGTATGCTGGCTATGTGGGCAAGAGGAGGAATGTCATCAACACTTGTTCTTCTCCTGTACTTATAGCAGGAAATGTCTAACAGTGGTTGAAAGTTGGCTGCAGATTCGTATTCCAGTTCAAGATGTGATGGAGTGGTGGCTTAAGTATAGAAATAGATCTCTGTTGGTTAGGCAAGTGCTTGCTGCAAGTATAGCTTATCTAATGTATGAGATATGGTATGTGCCAGGAATAGAAGTCGTGTAG